The genome window ACGTCGAGGTGCGTGGCGTAGCCGGTGTCGTAGATCGGGTAGGCGTGCCGGACGCGCGCGACGCAGCCGTCCTCCACCTCGCTTTCGTGCACCAGGCCGATGCGCGCCAGCTCGCGCGCGCCGAGCGCCACCAGCGCGTCGTCCGAGCGCGTCCAGAGATCGTCGCCCTCGTTGCAGAAGTACTCGAGGCCGAGGCTGGTCCGCGAGGGATCGGGCACCATGTCGGGGCTCCAGTTCTTGAAGTTCTGGATGCGCCCGACCTGCACGTCGGGGTCGTGGACGTAGATCCAATTGTCCGGGAACACGTTCGCGCGCCGGACGATGAGGCACACCGTCAGGAAGTCGCGGTGGCGGAGCTGATCCGCGGCGCTCAGCACCGCCGCCGGCGCCGGCGGATCCAGGCGCCGGACCAGCTCGGTCACCGGCATCGTCGACACGACGACGTCGGCCGGTATCGTCGTCTCCCCGCCGTTCGAGGCGACGGTGACACCGCCCACCGTGTCGCCCGAGCGGTCGACGGCGACGACGCGGCTGCCGAGCCGCACGTCGCCGCCCTGCGCCACGATCCGATCGGCGAGCGCACGCCACATCATGCCCGGCCCGAGCCGCGGGTAGTCGAACTCCTCGATCAGCGTCGTGATCGTGCGGCGCGGCCGCACGAACATGCTCGCCAGCGCGGTGCGCAGCGACAGATCCTTGATGCGCTGGGCCGCCCATTCCGCACGCAGCTCCGTGCACGGCACGCCCCACACCTTCTCGGTGTACGTCTTGAAGAAGTGCAGGAAGAGCCGCCGTCCGAAGCGGTTCGTCACCCACTCCTCGAAGGTCTCCTCGCGGTCGTGCGGCCAGACCTGCCACTTGAGATAGCTGAGGCCGACCCGCACGCTCTGCCATCCGCCGAGACCGAAGAGGGCGTTGAGCGGTCGCAGCGGATAGCGGAAGAACCGTCCCCGATAGTAGATGCGCGACAGGCGCGGGCGGCGCAGGAGGTCGTCGCCGAGCAGCTCGCGCCACAGGGCCTGCACCTCCGGAACCTTGGTGAAGAAGCGATGACCCCCGAGGTCGAAGTGGAAGCCCTTGTATTGCGCCGTCCGCGCGAGCCCGCCGACGTCGCCGCCCTGTTCGAGCACGATCGGACGCACGCCGTAGCGCAGGAGCTCCCACGCCGCGGTGAGCCCGGCGGGACCGGCGCCGATGACGACCCCGGTTCGCATTCTGCCGTCACGCGACGGCATCGCGTGTCGTCCTGCGCGGCAGCAGGGATTCTCCCCACGCCCAGAGAAAGCCGAAGCCACCGCATGCGAAGTGGAGCAGGTGGAGCGGCACGCACGCGACGGCGAACGCGGTGCCGCGCGCACGTTGCAGGAAGCCGTAGAACCGCCCGTTGAGCGCGACGACCCCGAGCCCGGCCGCGGCCGCAACGAAACGTGCCGCCGGCCAGGCGAGGAGGGGAAGGGTCGCGACGAGGACGCCCGCGAGCGCGACGCTCCAGCGCTGCGACCCCGCGAGGTTGAGGTCGGGCGGCGCCACGCCGGTTCGGAGCACGAGACGCGACCACGGCACGGCACGCGAGATGACGTCGGCCCGCACCATGGATGCGAGCGTCCAGCGCTTGTGGTGCGTGCAGAGCATGTCGCGGTCGAGGCGCAGGCGGAAGCCGGACGCGCGCAGGCGATATCCGAGATCCACGTCCTCGATCGCGTTGATGGCCCCGCGCTCGTCGAAGCCGCCGGCCGCGACGAACGCATCCCGGCGCAGGGCACCGAAGCCCGCCCAGAAGGTGAACGCCTCGGCGGCGCCGTGCTGGTGCACGTAGTGGTGGAGGAGGTTGCGGAACTGCGACACGAGCCCCGGCGCCGACGGTCGGTCGTCGTAGGACCCGAACACGCCGGCCAGCTCCGGCGCCGCCGCGAGCGTCTCCAGTGCCCGCGCCACGGCGCCGGGAGCCACCTCGACGTCCGCGTCGACGAAGACGAGGACCTCGCCCGTGGTGTGCCGCACGCCGTGGTTGCGGGCGGCGGCGGGTCCGTCGGGCGCCGGCCGGCGCAGCACCTGCACGTTCAGGGCCTCGGCCACGGCGGCGCTGGCGTCCGTGGATCCGTCGTCGACGACGACGAGGTCGGTCGTCGTGCCGATCGACG of Candidatus Eisenbacteria bacterium contains these proteins:
- a CDS encoding NAD(P)/FAD-dependent oxidoreductase, giving the protein MRTGVVIGAGPAGLTAAWELLRYGVRPIVLEQGGDVGGLARTAQYKGFHFDLGGHRFFTKVPEVQALWRELLGDDLLRRPRLSRIYYRGRFFRYPLRPLNALFGLGGWQSVRVGLSYLKWQVWPHDREETFEEWVTNRFGRRLFLHFFKTYTEKVWGVPCTELRAEWAAQRIKDLSLRTALASMFVRPRRTITTLIEEFDYPRLGPGMMWRALADRIVAQGGDVRLGSRVVAVDRSGDTVGGVTVASNGGETTIPADVVVSTMPVTELVRRLDPPAPAAVLSAADQLRHRDFLTVCLIVRRANVFPDNWIYVHDPDVQVGRIQNFKNWSPDMVPDPSRTSLGLEYFCNEGDDLWTRSDDALVALGARELARIGLVHESEVEDGCVARVRHAYPIYDTGYATHLDVIRRFVDGLGRLRTAGRNGLHRYNNQDHAMVTGTLAARSLVAGEQYDLWSVNTDPEYHEEVHAEAKTRLSPAAAGWMG
- a CDS encoding glycosyltransferase family 2 protein, yielding MSTASIIVPAYNAADTLPKCLRALAPSIGTTTDLVVVDDGSTDASAAVAEALNVQVLRRPAPDGPAAARNHGVRHTTGEVLVFVDADVEVAPGAVARALETLAAAPELAGVFGSYDDRPSAPGLVSQFRNLLHHYVHQHGAAEAFTFWAGFGALRRDAFVAAGGFDERGAINAIEDVDLGYRLRASGFRLRLDRDMLCTHHKRWTLASMVRADVISRAVPWSRLVLRTGVAPPDLNLAGSQRWSVALAGVLVATLPLLAWPAARFVAAAAGLGVVALNGRFYGFLQRARGTAFAVACVPLHLLHFACGGFGFLWAWGESLLPRRTTRDAVA